A genome region from Nymphalis io chromosome Z, ilAglIoxx1.1, whole genome shotgun sequence includes the following:
- the LOC126780637 gene encoding uncharacterized protein LOC126780637, producing MMGKAGDGIHKNKPYEEIGAIFNGNEVKIRIPKSTTKPPKLTPSQMKLQNQCTCDDDKSICSETCGFPGEYDGGPANRLNFQIPDDICESLTNRTALNSELIYSKKKEHDNLCNVCNVTPSDAPKGVQAQKVLHPDKDVFLLKIGKQTDEPNRTGNIEVELITPRAPAKAKPATHSCKQIQCEEDEIPCCLPCRTCRRVYPKKKKIKQPKCCF from the exons ATGATGGGAAAAGCTGGTGATGGAATCCATAAAAATAAACCGTATGAAGAAATCGGAGCTATATTTAATGGAAACGAA gtCAAAATAAGAATTCCGAAAAGTACTACAAAGCCGCCAAAGCTGACTCCATCACAGATGAAGTTACAAAACCAGTGCACCTGTGATGACGATAAATCAATATGCTCAGAAACTTGTGGGTTCCCGGGTGAATATGACGGTGGTCCTGCTAACAGACTGAATTTCCAG ATTCCTGACGATATCTGCGAATCACTAACTAACAGAACAGCCCTTAATTCGGAACTTATTTATAGCAAGAAGAAGGAACATGATAATCTTTGTAACGTTTGCAATGTCACGCCTAGTGATGCTCCAAAGGGTGTACAAGCACAAAAAGTTTTACATCCAGATAAAGATGTGTTCTTGCTTAAAATTGGCAAACAAACTGATGAACCAAACCGTACAGGCAATATAGAG GTAGAATTAATAACACCGCGAGCACCGGCCAAAGCAAAGCCAGCTACTCACTCATGCAAACAAATTCAATGCGAAGAAGATGAGATACCCTGTTGCTTACCATGCAGAACTTGCCGTCGTGTCTAtccaaaaaagaaaaagattaaACAACcgaaatgttgtttttaa
- the LOC126780677 gene encoding uncharacterized protein LOC126780677: MSAKGTQVQAKVKQSSTKPGLCPWLCNLVPKNVPGPGAAQSVLHPRKDVFLLKVAKVGPNGDRRCKMELELVTPKGPDKRSPFRYDTRETQCEPEPAPCCCVKQKKKKK, from the exons ATGAGTGCTAAGGGTACCCAAGTTCAAGCCAAAGTCAAGCAATCCTCAACAAAACCGGGACTATGTCCATGGCTATGTAACCTAGTTCCCAAAAATGTGCCTGGTCCGGGAGCTGCACAGTCTGTCTTGCACCCAAGAAAGGATGTTTTTCTATTAAAG GTAGCAAAAGTAGGTCCTAATGGTGACCGGCGCTGCAAGATGGAGTTAGAACTCGTGACGCCCAAAGGTCCCGATAAAAGAAGCCCATTTCGTTACGACACTCGAGAGACTCAATGCGAACCAGAACCGGCCCCTTGCTGCTGTGTAAAacaaaagaagaagaaaaaataa
- the LOC126780639 gene encoding uncharacterized protein LOC126780639 — protein MTKQNDGLFLLEVLVDKIFFIKSPCFSDKDFRTCINIACPGVEPLEICDDEPGACLVKSTGPFIKSFNNGKSCLFSLNENEINTAMNKYPINVCVYKALPCGCLPTKIVMGECVIDMTKEFVEARKTFLEDPTNVSYQALKDSFRIVGPDGSETGEIVMFLRISCFGKLIITRFQGPGGPPNLAAGKSSAIIDRSCTPTREYQSMQDPCACGAARGNINGGVGGSAGVPCNVDPYNSMPCTDLDDPCYCSGPKPQPKQQMVCRNTDQYCLHVPKDCCPTGNKVVFQLPTDTCDLGHKQRTHFKFTSDGVGDLARDEPGQLMSTTSEQYPGVVYDFPRQIIKMRIGKTIEMPGRKSKLEYQFITPVITHEKIVPVREERTAQCAQACNLQNLLLQQTKEDGELSSRKIKHIIYDLQVFSKQSFLSNSTNNVSVRKRISETHTDIFYNNVDRTWESWGSFKDVKEAGCFGVKDTSVYMSLSHNYGRMTLGTQATASINKSFQVCEEWKTSLKSETEATSNYCSTCSVSTVPLRKYKNRVTKNLLRPEIYFFGKKKERSDNKGMGSKGSYAKLHKTSQTSGTAIKSGSKSSIQSCSNQSIKRRSSSTAKPNFTAKNSKGAATASGTFKSVTIKDEKSQKPCPALGGTTKGDMTATVSHIKIGPKETCPVHGNDPCQGPKCVLASSGQEQGLVKVTNINNPRKGVFEIVIRKLTGAPLAKNELMLEWTPPPSRTSPCNVPCPISYIPPRSCRHSKCKLIVCRPTSCRPKCSRKKPCGQTSCRTLPCKSCCRATCYGSPYRPCKPCPPQPPSCCPVSPCSQCVKPCKTPCAIPCKSSPCLKPCPIGRKRPRISRSQPKIKSHRKKLSPCSNRAKACPVVRCRSIAGQCTVYCGIPQFCLPRNCSAVLPCKFTSLESCLKSCSSCCG, from the exons ATGACGAAACAGAATGACGGGCTTTTCCTCTTAGAGGTTCtcgttgataaaatattttttattaaaagtcccTGTTTTTCTGATAAGGATTTTAGGACATGTATTAACATCGCATGTCCGGGAGTTGAACCACTGGAGATCTGTGACGACGAACCAGGAGCTTGCTTAGTGAAGAGTACCGGCCCATTTATCAAATCCTTTAACAATGGGAAATCTTGCCTTTTTTCtctaaatgaaaatgaaatcaaTACTGCCATGAATAAATATCCCATAAATGTTTGTGTGTATAAGGCTCTACCATGTGGATGTTTGCCAACAAAAATTGTAATGGGAGAATGTGTAATTGATATGACAAAAGAATTTGTTGAAGCGCGCAAAACTTTTTTGGAAGATCCAACCAATGTCAGCTACCAAGCTCTTAAAGATTCGTTTCGAATCGTTGGACCAGATGGATCCGAGACCGGCgaaattgttatgtttttacGTATATCCTGTTTTggcaaattaattataactagATTTCAGGGACCGGGTGGTCCACCAAATTTAGCAGCCGGTAAAAGTTCAGCAATTATTGATAGATCTTGCACTCCTACGAGAGAATACCAAAGCATGCAAGATCCATGTGCATGCGGAGCAGCACGAGGCAATATTAATGGTGGAGTTGGAGGTAGTGCAGGGGTACCCTGTAACGTCG ACCCTTATAATAGTATGCCCTGTACGGACCTTGATGACCCATGTTACTGTTCTGGACCCAAACCACAACCAAAACAGCAGATGGTTTGCAGGAATACTGATCAATATTGTTTACATGTACCGAAAG ATTGCTGTCCGACTGGAAACAAGGTTGTATTTCAATTGCCTACGGATACCTGTGACCTTGGCCACAAACAAAGAACACACTTCAAGTTCACTTCAGATGGAGTGGGTGACTTAGCTAGGGATGAGCCAGGCCAACTAATGTCAACCACTTCAGAACAATACCCAGGTGTTGTATATGATTTTCcaagacaaataataaaaatgagaatCGGAAAGACTATTGAAATGCCCGGAAGGAAATCAAAACTTGAATATCAATTCATAACACCCGTGATAACACATGAAAAGATAGTGCCAGTAAGAGAGGAGCGAACAGCGCAGTGTGCTCAAGCTT GTAATCTACAAAACTTGCTGTTACAACAAACAAAGGAGGACGGAGAGTTATCATCGAGGAAAATAAAGCATATAATTTACGATTTGCAAGTTTTCAGTAAACAGTCTTTTTTATCAAATTCGACAAATAATGTCTCTGTAAGAAAACGAATATCTGAAACTCatacagatatattttataacaacgtTGATCGTACTTGGGAATCGTGGGGCTCTTTTAAAGATGTTAAAGAAGCTGGCTGTTTTGGAGTAAAAGATACATCAGTTTATATGTCTCTTTCTCATAATTATGGCCGGATGACACTAGGTACACAAGCTACGGcttctattaataaatcttttcaagttTGTGAGGAGTGGAAGACATCATTAAAAAGCGAAACAGAGGCTACTTCAAATTACTGTTCAACGTGCTCAGTATCCACTGTTCCTTTACGTAAATATAAGAATCGGGTTACTAAAAATTTACTTCgccctgaaatttatttttttggaaagAAGAAAGAACGCTCAGATAATAAGGGGATGGGATCAAAAGGTTCTTATGCAAAACTACATAAGACAAGTCAAACGTCAGGTACTGCTATAAAAAGTGGTTCCAAATCAAGTATTCAATCCTGTTCAAATCAAAGCATTAAAAGGCGTAGTAGTTCTACCGCAAAGCCTAATTTCACAGCAAAAAATTCTAAGGGAGCAGCAACGGCATCAGGTACTTTTAAGTCCGTTACTATAAAAGACGAAAAGTCACAAAAACCTTGTCCAGCATTGGGAGGAACCACAAAGGGAGATATGACGGCTACGGTTTCGCATATTAAGATCGGGCCTAAAGAAACATGTCCCGTGCATGGAAATGATCCTTGTCAGGGTCCTAAGTGTGTATTGGCTTCTTCAGGACAAGAACAGGGATTAGTGAAGgtgactaatataaataatcctaGGAAAGGTGTCTTCGAAATTGTTATTCGAAAACTTACTGGGGCACCTTTAgcaaaaaatgaattaatgttAGAGTGGACTCCACCGCCATCTCGTACATCGCCATGTAATGTGCCATGTCCAATATCTTATATTCCACCTCGCTCTTGTCGCCATTCAAAATGTAAGTTAATAGTATGCCGACCTACATCCTGTAGACCTAAATGTTCAAGAAAAAAGCCATGTGGACAAACGAGTTGTCGAACACTTCCCTGTAAAAGTTGTTGCAGAGCTACATGCTACGGAAGCCCATATCGTCCATGTAAGCCATGCCCTCCACAACCACCCTCATGCTGTCCAGTTTCACCTTGTAGCCAATGCGTTAAGCCTTGCAAGACGCCCTGTGCCATACCTTGCAAAAGCTCACCGTGCCTAAAACCTTGCCCGATTGGACGCAAACGACCCCGGATATCTCGAAGTCAGCCAAAGATTAAATCTCATCGCAAGAAACTTTCTCCCTGTTCTAATCGTGCAAAGGCATGTCCTGTTGTTCGATGTCGCAGTATAGCTGGACAGTGTACTGTGTACTGTGGTATTCCTCAATTTTGCTTACCACGAAACTGCAGTGCAGTTCTTCCCTGTAAATTCACAAGTCTAGAATCTTGTTTGAAGAGCTGTTCTTCCTGTTGtggctaa